One Bacteroidota bacterium genomic window carries:
- a CDS encoding alpha-amylase, which produces MKNVIIIYLLVTTAFFSIRCTSKADNASGKEFIWENATVYFLLTDRFSNGDTLNDLNFGRTAETKPTRGFMGGDIKGIIQKLEENYFTNLGIDAIWLTPVVEQIHGAVDEGHGNTYGYHGYWAKDWTAFEPNFGSEEDFKKLVETAHAKGIRIVLDVVINQTGPVTSIDPVWPDEWVRTSPQCSYQDYESTITCTLVENLPDIKTESNEEVEVPLFLKEKWKAEGRLESEMASLDSFFSKTGYPRTPRYYFIKWLTDFIRKYGIDGFRIDTVKHVEESVWQALNTEALKAFEEWKEANPTKVLDNTEFYIVGEVYGYNIQSANNYFFSDTVVNYFDYGFNSLINFSFKGDAHRSYNELFTVYSNYLKCMDGNWVMNYISSHDDWHSFDKERKNPIVAGTKLMLTPGAVQVYYGDETARKLIVEGEEGDANLRSFMNWDELESNLERNGYKIQDVLMHWQKLGRFRQAHPAVGAGIHTTISSKPLIFLREYSSASLQDKVLVGLDLNKGEKTLPINGVFAEGSMLTDHYSGMEVQVIDDKVKINTVFDIVLLSIK; this is translated from the coding sequence ATGAAGAATGTCATAATCATTTATCTTTTAGTAACTACAGCATTTTTTTCAATCCGTTGCACCAGCAAAGCCGACAATGCTTCGGGCAAGGAATTTATTTGGGAAAATGCCACCGTCTATTTTTTGCTTACCGACCGTTTTTCGAATGGCGATACACTGAATGATCTGAATTTCGGAAGAACCGCCGAAACCAAACCTACAAGAGGTTTCATGGGGGGCGATATTAAAGGCATCATTCAGAAACTGGAAGAGAATTATTTTACAAACCTGGGTATTGATGCCATTTGGCTTACACCAGTGGTAGAACAAATTCACGGTGCGGTAGATGAAGGACATGGAAACACTTATGGTTATCATGGATATTGGGCAAAAGACTGGACTGCCTTCGAGCCCAATTTTGGATCGGAAGAGGACTTTAAAAAGCTTGTAGAAACAGCTCATGCAAAAGGGATTCGTATCGTGCTCGATGTTGTAATCAATCAAACAGGTCCGGTCACAAGCATAGATCCGGTATGGCCCGACGAATGGGTGCGTACCTCGCCCCAGTGCAGTTACCAGGATTATGAGTCGACAATCACATGCACCCTTGTGGAGAATTTACCAGATATAAAAACCGAGAGCAATGAGGAAGTTGAAGTGCCTCTGTTTTTAAAAGAAAAATGGAAAGCCGAAGGCCGACTCGAATCTGAAATGGCTTCGCTGGATTCATTCTTTAGCAAAACTGGCTATCCCAGAACCCCCCGTTACTATTTTATAAAATGGCTTACCGATTTTATTCGAAAGTATGGTATCGATGGATTTAGAATTGATACCGTAAAACATGTGGAAGAATCGGTTTGGCAAGCATTAAATACAGAAGCGCTTAAAGCCTTTGAAGAATGGAAAGAAGCAAACCCAACAAAAGTGCTGGACAACACTGAATTTTATATCGTTGGGGAAGTATATGGCTACAACATCCAGTCGGCAAATAACTACTTTTTCAGCGACACTGTGGTAAACTATTTCGATTATGGGTTTAACAGCCTTATCAATTTTAGCTTTAAGGGCGATGCCCACAGAAGCTACAATGAACTGTTTACAGTATATTCCAATTACCTGAAATGCATGGACGGCAACTGGGTAATGAACTACATTAGCTCCCACGACGATTGGCATAGCTTTGATAAAGAAAGAAAAAATCCTATTGTAGCAGGCACCAAACTTATGCTTACTCCCGGAGCTGTGCAAGTATATTATGGCGACGAAACTGCTCGAAAGCTAATAGTGGAAGGAGAAGAAGGCGATGCCAATCTTCGATCGTTTATGAACTGGGACGAACTTGAGAGTAACCTCGAAAGAAACGGATATAAGATTCAGGATGTGCTGATGCATTGGCAAAAACTGGGTCGATTTCGCCAGGCTCACCCGGCGGTTGGGGCTGGAATTCACACCACAATTTCTTCAAAACCTCTAATATTTTTGCGTGAATATAGTTCTGCATCGCTTCAGGATAAAGTGCTTGTCGGACTCGATCTGAATAAAGGAGAGAAAACCCTACCAATAAACGGAGTGTTTGCTGAAGGAAGCATGCTTACCGATCACTATTCAGGCATGGAAGTTCAGGTAATCGATGATAAAGTAAAAATCAATACCGTTTTCGACATTGTCCTGCTATCCATCAAATAA
- a CDS encoding dipeptidase, with the protein METINQYIEKNKQRFIDELFKFIELPSVSSKKDNKDIMYKTAAHVADSLLKAGADKAEIHDTDGWPVVFGQKIVNEKLPTVLVYGHYDVQPAEPLELWESPPFKPEIRNEKIYARGADDDKGQLFMHVKAFEYMVSENKLPCNIKFLIEGEEEVGSSSLESFCVKNKEILKADVILVSDTSMLSLSNPSITTGLRGLAYFEVELTGQNRDLHSGLYGGSVKNPCMVLCSIIDKLIDQNGVITIPGFYDDILKLSAEERKQLNAAPFSEKDFFNSIGLKEGFGEKDYSVIERLGARPTCDVNGIWGGHTAEGAKTVLPAKAFAKISMRLVPNQTPARVVEQFKTYLNKIIPDGFTIKVEYLHGGTPYLLPFESKELDAAKKAIQKTFGKIPFPVRSGGSIPVISTFEKVLGIKSVLLGFGLETDAIHAPNENYPLANFYKGIETIPWFYHYYAF; encoded by the coding sequence ATGGAAACTATTAACCAGTATATTGAGAAAAACAAGCAACGATTTATCGATGAACTATTTAAGTTTATAGAACTTCCTTCGGTTAGTTCCAAAAAGGATAATAAGGATATAATGTACAAAACGGCTGCTCATGTAGCTGATTCGTTGTTGAAAGCAGGTGCCGACAAAGCCGAAATACACGATACGGATGGTTGGCCAGTTGTTTTTGGGCAAAAAATTGTGAATGAAAAACTACCTACAGTGCTGGTTTACGGGCATTACGATGTTCAACCTGCTGAGCCTCTCGAACTCTGGGAATCGCCGCCTTTTAAACCTGAAATCCGGAACGAAAAAATTTATGCCCGTGGAGCCGATGACGACAAAGGTCAGCTTTTTATGCATGTAAAGGCCTTTGAATATATGGTGAGTGAAAACAAACTACCCTGTAACATCAAATTTTTAATCGAAGGTGAAGAAGAAGTTGGATCTTCTTCGCTCGAATCGTTTTGTGTGAAGAATAAGGAAATATTAAAGGCCGATGTGATTCTTGTTTCCGACACCTCTATGCTTTCACTGTCTAATCCCTCCATAACCACAGGTTTGCGGGGGTTAGCTTATTTCGAAGTGGAACTTACAGGACAGAACCGCGATTTGCATTCAGGACTTTATGGAGGTTCGGTAAAAAATCCCTGTATGGTTTTATGCAGCATCATCGACAAACTCATCGACCAAAATGGTGTGATTACCATTCCGGGTTTTTACGATGATATTTTAAAACTCTCAGCAGAAGAACGCAAGCAGTTGAATGCTGCGCCTTTTAGTGAGAAGGATTTTTTTAATTCCATAGGGCTAAAAGAGGGCTTTGGTGAAAAAGATTATTCGGTAATCGAACGCCTTGGGGCTCGTCCTACTTGCGATGTAAATGGAATTTGGGGCGGACATACCGCTGAAGGTGCAAAAACAGTATTGCCGGCCAAGGCGTTTGCTAAGATCAGTATGCGTCTGGTTCCAAACCAAACTCCAGCACGCGTGGTCGAACAGTTTAAAACCTATCTGAATAAGATTATTCCTGACGGGTTTACAATTAAAGTAGAATACCTGCATGGCGGCACTCCCTACTTGCTCCCGTTTGAAAGCAAAGAGCTGGATGCTGCAAAAAAGGCTATTCAGAAAACATTTGGAAAGATTCCCTTTCCAGTGCGCAGTGGGGGTAGTATTCCGGTGATATCAACTTTCGAAAAGGTGTTAGGCATTAAATCCGTGCTGCTTGGTTTTGGACTTGAAACGGATGCTATTCATGCCCCGAATGAGAATTATCCTTTAGCCAATTTTTACAAGGGCATTGAAACTATCCCATGGTTTTACCATTACTATGCCTTCTGA
- a CDS encoding glutamine synthetase III, whose product MAQIRFFALQEAQSRKHVHIEYPTKKTSDYFGINVFDKKKMQEYLSEAAFQGVMDSIIEGVRIDRKLAEQVAVGMKAWALDMGATYYTHWFSPLTDGTAEKHDAFIQFNNSGGVMESFSGSLLAQQEPDASSFPSGGIRNTFEARGYTAWDPSSPAFILDRTLCIPTIFVSYTGEALDHKTPLLKALSAVDKAATAICEYFDKNVSKVFSTLGWEQEYFLIDEALFNARPDLVACDRTLVGHQAPKDQQLDDQYFSSIPERVSSFMRELEIEGYKLGIPIKTRHNEVAPNQYELAPIFEECNLAVDHNMLLMDIMKKIARRHNFRVIFHEKPFKGVNGSGKHNNWSLMTDTGVNLLSPGAKPKTNMQFLSFLVCTLNAVYKHQDLLRASIVSAGNAHRLGANEAPPLIMSAFVGKQISEMLDDLETRVTNKKMTPDEKTEIKLDVGKIPEILLDNTDRNRTSPFAFTGNRFEFRAVGASANSAAAMTVLNTAVAQELKEFARDVNKLIEKGVKKDEALFQVIREFIIKSKKIRFEGNSYSEEWHKEAAKRKLTNISNIVEALDAYLAPESIKLFTSNKIFTEKELRARTEVRYENYLKRIQIESRVLANIAINQIVPTAIAYQTTLIENVKGLKEIFGDEFKSIASGRLEMIRQISEHTTTIKVKVNEMTEARKRANSIENVRERAHDYSITITPYLEEIRYQIDRLERIVDNEMWPLPKYSEMLFTR is encoded by the coding sequence ATGGCACAGATAAGATTTTTTGCCCTTCAGGAGGCTCAAAGCCGCAAACACGTGCACATCGAGTACCCTACCAAAAAAACCTCTGATTATTTTGGTATCAATGTATTCGATAAGAAAAAAATGCAGGAATATCTCTCAGAGGCAGCCTTTCAGGGAGTAATGGATTCTATTATCGAAGGAGTTCGGATTGATCGAAAGTTGGCTGAACAGGTTGCCGTTGGAATGAAAGCATGGGCACTAGACATGGGGGCTACTTACTATACCCATTGGTTCAGTCCATTAACGGATGGTACAGCCGAAAAGCACGATGCTTTTATCCAATTTAATAATTCTGGTGGTGTGATGGAAAGCTTCTCGGGAAGTCTTTTGGCTCAGCAAGAACCTGATGCCAGTAGTTTTCCGAGCGGAGGTATACGTAATACTTTTGAGGCCCGCGGGTATACTGCCTGGGATCCTTCCTCGCCAGCATTTATTCTCGATCGGACACTTTGTATCCCTACTATTTTTGTTTCTTACACAGGCGAAGCACTCGACCACAAAACGCCTTTACTAAAAGCCTTGTCGGCTGTAGATAAGGCAGCTACGGCAATTTGTGAGTATTTCGATAAAAACGTTAGCAAAGTCTTTTCTACCTTGGGTTGGGAGCAGGAATACTTTTTAATCGATGAGGCCCTTTTTAATGCCAGGCCCGACCTGGTAGCCTGCGACCGAACCCTTGTTGGGCATCAAGCACCAAAAGATCAGCAACTCGACGATCAGTATTTCAGCTCAATTCCCGAAAGAGTAAGTTCTTTTATGCGTGAACTGGAAATAGAAGGTTATAAGCTCGGTATTCCAATAAAAACAAGGCATAATGAAGTAGCTCCGAATCAATACGAACTGGCACCTATTTTTGAAGAATGTAACCTGGCTGTCGATCATAACATGCTTCTAATGGATATTATGAAGAAAATAGCCAGAAGACATAATTTCAGAGTGATTTTTCATGAAAAACCTTTCAAAGGAGTGAATGGAAGTGGAAAGCACAACAACTGGTCATTGATGACTGATACCGGCGTGAACCTGCTTTCTCCGGGTGCTAAACCAAAAACCAATATGCAATTCTTAAGTTTTTTGGTATGTACACTGAATGCAGTTTATAAACACCAGGACCTGCTAAGGGCCTCAATTGTATCGGCTGGAAATGCTCATCGGCTGGGTGCCAACGAAGCTCCACCACTCATCATGTCGGCCTTTGTTGGAAAGCAAATCAGCGAAATGCTCGATGACCTGGAGACAAGAGTGACCAATAAGAAAATGACGCCGGACGAAAAAACAGAAATTAAACTCGATGTAGGAAAGATTCCAGAGATTTTATTGGATAATACCGACCGAAACCGTACTTCGCCTTTTGCATTTACAGGAAACCGTTTCGAGTTTAGGGCGGTGGGTGCTTCGGCGAATTCTGCAGCTGCTATGACTGTGCTCAATACAGCGGTAGCGCAGGAACTAAAGGAGTTTGCGCGCGATGTGAATAAATTGATCGAAAAAGGAGTGAAAAAAGACGAAGCCCTTTTTCAGGTAATTCGTGAGTTTATTATCAAATCAAAAAAAATACGTTTCGAAGGGAATAGTTACAGCGAAGAATGGCATAAAGAAGCTGCAAAAAGAAAACTTACCAATATCAGCAACATAGTGGAGGCACTTGATGCTTATCTTGCGCCAGAATCTATCAAATTATTTACTTCGAATAAAATTTTTACAGAGAAAGAATTACGTGCCCGCACCGAAGTGCGTTACGAAAATTATTTGAAACGGATTCAAATCGAATCGCGCGTGCTGGCAAATATTGCCATTAATCAAATTGTTCCCACGGCCATTGCCTACCAAACAACGCTTATTGAAAATGTAAAAGGCTTAAAAGAAATTTTTGGAGATGAGTTTAAATCTATCGCCAGTGGAAGGCTTGAAATGATCAGACAGATTTCGGAACATACCACTACCATTAAAGTCAAAGTGAACGAGATGACCGAGGCAAGGAAAAGGGCCAATTCTATTGAGAATGTCCGCGAGAGAGCGCATGATTATTCAATAACCATTACACCATACCTCGAAGAAATTCGTTACCAGATCGATCGACTTGAACGCATAGTCGACAATGAAATGTGGCCTTTGCCAAAATACAGCGAGATGCTATTTACTCGGTGA
- a CDS encoding FMN-binding glutamate synthase family protein produces MINWVKNNDALGATNRGVPCESGLCTLCDSSCKGKCETWLSCLEGRKMLYPRRFGYSTSGANHLTATGLGYHAIRIQGYPYGSSGISERMSTDSDDCTFTNVNVESAFGREIVTKCRIPIMTGALGSTFIAARYWPSFAVGAALAGIPIVIGENVVGVDKQSVIKNGRITSAPELERRIEYFMRYYDGYGAIIIQMNVEDTRNGVAEYLIEKYGNKVILELKWGQGAKDIGGEIQVNDIEYAQFLKDRGYIVDPDPYDPVVMTKYKNRAVTSFARHSRLGSTHAHTVQEVHDEFMKSVGYLRSLGYKRLTLKTGAYGMEGLAMAMRFSAEAKMDLLTIDGAGGGTGMSPWNMMQHWGIPSLALHSKAYEYACILEKRGLKVPDLSFAGGFAREDHIFKALALGAPYTKLVCLGRAPMIAGFLGSNIEAVLNPDRKAELSGHWESLPPTVTEYGKYPEEIFSEWEWVKNKVGVDEMKNIPFGAVAMCGYADKLAGGLQQFMAGARKFRLNEIKRSDLISANRETAEVTGLPFMTEALNDEALQILNA; encoded by the coding sequence ATGATCAATTGGGTAAAAAATAACGATGCTCTGGGCGCAACAAACAGAGGTGTACCCTGCGAATCTGGATTATGCACCTTGTGCGATTCATCATGTAAAGGAAAATGTGAAACATGGTTATCATGTCTGGAAGGCAGAAAAATGTTGTATCCTAGACGATTTGGATACTCTACCTCTGGAGCAAATCATTTAACAGCCACAGGTTTAGGCTATCATGCCATCCGAATTCAAGGATATCCTTATGGATCATCAGGGATTTCAGAGAGAATGTCAACAGATTCTGATGATTGCACCTTTACCAATGTAAACGTTGAATCTGCTTTCGGAAGAGAGATTGTAACAAAATGTCGAATACCAATCATGACCGGAGCTCTTGGATCAACATTTATAGCTGCCCGATACTGGCCTTCATTTGCTGTTGGTGCTGCTCTGGCAGGAATACCCATCGTAATCGGCGAAAATGTAGTAGGTGTCGACAAACAATCGGTCATTAAAAATGGTCGAATTACCAGTGCCCCCGAACTCGAAAGACGTATTGAATATTTCATGCGCTATTACGACGGTTATGGTGCTATCATTATACAAATGAATGTTGAAGATACCCGAAATGGAGTAGCCGAGTACCTGATAGAAAAGTATGGAAATAAAGTTATTCTCGAGCTTAAATGGGGGCAGGGAGCAAAAGACATTGGTGGAGAAATTCAGGTAAATGATATTGAATATGCCCAATTTTTAAAAGATAGAGGATACATTGTTGATCCAGATCCATACGATCCTGTGGTAATGACCAAATATAAAAATCGAGCGGTAACTTCCTTTGCCAGACATAGTCGGTTAGGTTCGACCCATGCACACACTGTACAAGAAGTACACGATGAATTTATGAAATCAGTGGGCTATCTGCGCAGCCTTGGTTATAAAAGGCTTACACTTAAAACAGGTGCTTATGGTATGGAAGGACTGGCCATGGCTATGCGCTTTTCTGCTGAAGCCAAAATGGACCTACTAACCATTGACGGTGCAGGTGGCGGAACGGGTATGAGTCCCTGGAACATGATGCAGCATTGGGGTATTCCTTCTCTTGCACTCCACTCGAAAGCATACGAATATGCTTGTATTCTGGAGAAAAGAGGGTTAAAAGTTCCGGATCTGTCCTTTGCCGGAGGGTTTGCCCGTGAGGATCATATTTTTAAAGCGCTTGCTCTCGGAGCCCCTTATACGAAACTGGTTTGTCTGGGCCGTGCCCCTATGATAGCAGGTTTTCTGGGTAGTAACATCGAAGCAGTGCTAAATCCTGATCGGAAAGCAGAATTGAGCGGCCACTGGGAGAGTCTTCCACCTACAGTTACCGAATATGGTAAATATCCTGAAGAGATTTTTTCGGAATGGGAATGGGTAAAAAACAAAGTTGGAGTAGACGAAATGAAGAATATTCCTTTTGGAGCTGTTGCCATGTGCGGTTATGCCGACAAGCTTGCCGGTGGCTTGCAACAGTTTATGGCAGGGGCGAGGAAATTCAGGCTGAACGAAATCAAACGAAGCGACCTTATAAGCGCTAACCGGGAAACAGCAGAAGTAACTGGCTTACCATTTATGACAGAAGCACTCAATGATGAGGCTCTTCAAATACTAAATGCTTAA
- a CDS encoding glutamine synthetase beta-grasp domain-containing protein: MKAKLEYIWLDGYKPTQTMRSKTLVVSDFSGKLEDCPMWSFDGSSTGQADGHSSDCLLKPVFICVDPQRKDGYLVMTEVLNPDGSPHSSNGRATIDDNDEDFWFGFEQEYVLWDLDHHTPLGFPAPGYYPPPQGPFYCSVGAEFNVGRNIVEEHLDACIEAGLNIEGINAEVLKGQWEYQIFAKGAKAAGDQTWIGRYLAERVGEKYGVRVNLHPKPVDGDWNGSGMHANFSNGLMRTCGDEKVFTKICNEFGKFIKEHIEVYGADNEKRLTGRHETQSIDRFSFGVSDRGASIRIPISTVENGWKGRLEDRRPASNADPYKVASRIVKTVKSALKN; encoded by the coding sequence ATGAAAGCAAAATTAGAGTACATCTGGCTGGATGGTTATAAACCAACACAGACAATGAGGAGCAAGACCCTGGTTGTGTCTGATTTCAGCGGAAAATTAGAGGATTGCCCAATGTGGTCGTTCGATGGTTCATCCACCGGCCAGGCCGATGGTCACAGTTCAGATTGCCTGTTGAAACCTGTATTTATCTGCGTTGATCCGCAACGTAAAGACGGTTACTTGGTAATGACTGAAGTATTAAACCCCGATGGATCGCCCCACTCCAGCAATGGACGTGCTACCATCGACGACAACGATGAAGATTTCTGGTTTGGTTTCGAACAGGAATATGTATTGTGGGACCTTGATCACCACACCCCACTTGGATTCCCTGCTCCAGGTTATTATCCTCCCCCACAAGGACCATTTTATTGCTCGGTAGGTGCTGAATTTAACGTAGGCCGCAACATTGTTGAAGAACACCTTGATGCTTGCATCGAAGCCGGATTAAACATCGAAGGTATCAATGCTGAAGTATTAAAAGGACAGTGGGAATACCAGATTTTTGCCAAAGGTGCGAAAGCCGCCGGCGACCAGACATGGATCGGCCGTTATCTGGCAGAGCGCGTTGGAGAAAAATATGGTGTACGTGTTAACCTCCACCCAAAGCCAGTAGATGGTGACTGGAACGGATCGGGTATGCATGCCAACTTCTCAAACGGCTTGATGAGAACTTGCGGTGACGAAAAAGTTTTCACTAAAATCTGCAATGAATTTGGAAAATTCATTAAAGAGCATATTGAAGTGTATGGTGCCGACAATGAAAAAAGACTTACCGGTCGCCATGAAACACAATCGATCGACCGCTTCAGCTTTGGCGTTTCTGACCGTGGTGCTTCTATCCGTATTCCGATCAGCACTGTTGAAAATGGATGGAAAGGTCGTCTGGAAGATCGTCGTCCTGCATCGAATGCAGATCCATACAAAGTAGCCTCGCGCATCGTGAAAACAGTAAAGAGCGCACTTAAAAATTAA
- a CDS encoding OmpA family protein: MRLFALLFIYGFFLLAAAPVNAQNKAYIKAYEAYNAGEYNKAIDLFKEAYERITDKEEKSKIVFHIAECYRRTNNPKQAALWYSKAISKDNSNPIAYLYFADMLKMNGDYEEAKVQYNAYKELVPSDSRGTEGIKSCNMAIEWMEYPNGYNVTEMRFINSKFNDFSPAFYTEDYRGIVFTSSREEVTGKKDHGGTGQGFTDIFVTTQDRKGKWSTPVPLGAEVNTDFEEGSPVLNNNYSVMYFSRCQVSSNKTLGCAIYEASLKNEEWTKVKSLELADDSVLITHPAISADELSLFFVSDMKGSMVGDNGKPSTDIWMVSRSSIDDKWSEPVNLGERINTNATEAFPYMHPDGTLYFSSNGHPGMGGLDIFKAKKSTDGKWEIENMRYPINSSSDDFGICFERDREAGYLSSTRKGKVDDIYAFVLPPLKFSITGVVKDEKTDNPINGAKVKSIGSDGLTVEATTSSDGSFKFMLKPATDYVFVAKQNGYLQGKERETTKNLEGSTDFTTVIYLAPIDKPITVENIFFDFASADLRPESMVSLDKLVETLNDNPTIIIELSSHTDSRGNDQFNLDLSQQRAQSVVNYLISKNIKPERLVAKGYGETQPKVVDRRDNEAYPFLNEGQVITDELISTISDEDLQEVAHFLNRRTEFKVLRTDFK, translated from the coding sequence ATGAGGTTATTTGCATTGCTCTTTATTTATGGCTTCTTTTTATTAGCGGCAGCGCCTGTCAATGCCCAGAACAAAGCCTATATCAAAGCATATGAGGCATACAATGCCGGTGAGTACAACAAGGCCATCGATTTATTTAAAGAGGCTTATGAGCGCATTACCGATAAAGAAGAGAAATCGAAAATAGTTTTTCACATTGCCGAATGTTACCGTCGCACCAATAATCCGAAACAAGCTGCGCTATGGTACAGCAAGGCAATCTCTAAAGACAACTCAAACCCTATTGCCTACCTGTATTTTGCCGATATGCTTAAAATGAATGGGGATTACGAAGAAGCAAAGGTGCAATACAATGCCTATAAGGAGCTTGTTCCTTCCGACTCAAGAGGTACCGAAGGAATTAAATCCTGCAACATGGCTATCGAGTGGATGGAATACCCCAACGGCTATAATGTAACTGAAATGCGCTTCATTAATTCCAAGTTCAACGATTTTTCACCAGCCTTTTATACTGAAGATTATCGTGGAATAGTTTTTACCTCTTCGAGAGAAGAGGTAACCGGTAAAAAGGATCATGGTGGCACCGGACAAGGATTCACCGATATTTTTGTAACTACACAGGACCGCAAAGGAAAATGGAGCACACCAGTTCCTCTGGGAGCAGAAGTAAATACCGATTTTGAGGAAGGAAGCCCTGTATTAAACAACAACTATTCGGTAATGTATTTTTCACGTTGCCAGGTTAGCAGTAACAAAACTTTAGGTTGCGCAATTTATGAGGCATCATTAAAGAACGAAGAATGGACGAAAGTTAAATCGCTCGAGTTGGCTGACGATAGCGTGCTTATTACCCACCCTGCAATTTCTGCCGATGAATTGTCTCTTTTTTTTGTTTCTGATATGAAGGGAAGTATGGTCGGAGACAATGGCAAACCCAGTACTGATATCTGGATGGTAAGCCGTAGCTCGATAGACGATAAATGGAGTGAACCGGTCAATTTAGGTGAACGCATTAATACCAATGCTACAGAAGCCTTTCCTTATATGCACCCCGATGGTACGCTTTATTTTTCATCCAACGGCCATCCTGGTATGGGGGGGCTGGATATTTTTAAGGCCAAAAAGAGCACAGACGGCAAATGGGAAATAGAAAATATGCGTTATCCCATCAACAGCTCATCAGATGATTTTGGTATCTGTTTCGAACGTGATCGGGAAGCTGGGTACCTGAGTTCGACCCGAAAGGGAAAGGTAGACGATATCTATGCATTTGTCCTGCCTCCTCTGAAATTTTCAATTACCGGAGTTGTAAAAGACGAAAAAACCGATAACCCTATCAATGGCGCTAAGGTTAAATCGATTGGTAGTGATGGACTTACTGTCGAAGCCACTACCTCATCCGATGGTTCGTTCAAGTTTATGCTGAAACCAGCTACCGATTATGTGTTTGTGGCCAAGCAGAATGGATACCTGCAGGGCAAAGAACGAGAAACCACCAAGAATCTGGAAGGTAGTACCGATTTTACTACCGTGATTTATCTGGCTCCTATCGACAAACCAATTACTGTTGAAAACATATTCTTCGACTTTGCAAGTGCCGATTTGCGGCCGGAATCTATGGTCTCGCTTGATAAGCTGGTTGAAACCCTGAATGATAACCCTACCATCATTATCGAGCTAAGCTCCCATACCGACTCACGTGGTAACGATCAGTTTAATCTTGATTTATCGCAACAAAGAGCACAATCGGTAGTGAATTACCTTATCTCGAAAAATATCAAACCAGAACGTCTTGTGGCAAAAGGTTATGGCGAAACTCAACCCAAAGTAGTCGATCGCCGCGATAACGAGGCTTATCCCTTCTTAAACGAAGGCCAGGTAATTACCGATGAACTTATTTCTACTATAAGCGATGAGGATTTGCAGGAAGTAGCTCATTTTCTCAATCGCCGTACCGAGTTTAAGGTTTTGCGTACCGATTTTAAATAG